One segment of Candidatus Bathyarchaeota archaeon DNA contains the following:
- a CDS encoding glycosyltransferase family 2 protein yields MAKKLGSIKSSISIIIVNHNGRHLLEKCLSSLIESAYPNIEIIMVDNASEDDSLDFVSQNFPSVNVLQSKMNLGYAGGCNKGAKFAKGEYIIFMNNDVQVSKDWIEPLVGVCSRHDVTICGGKILFGKTKDRLYSAGGALNLFSVPIDRGFLEMDRGQFDRPEDVAYVSGAALMIEKKTFDELGGFDAKYFAYCEEVDLCLRAWLSGFRVVYVPSSVVYHDFGGSFGRPSPFRRFFGVRNMAFTLIKVLSLKNLILLLPVFLSFRLFEGIVLAMSGKRGYLLSFKSAIASVFSNFRDILSKRKRVQENRRVNDKRILRFFLHIRWMTFIFKKNILRSVF; encoded by the coding sequence ATGGCTAAAAAATTAGGTAGCATTAAATCCAGTATTAGCATCATCATTGTAAACCATAATGGTAGACATCTCCTTGAGAAATGTCTCTCATCTTTAATTGAGAGCGCTTATCCAAATATCGAAATTATTATGGTCGATAATGCATCTGAAGATGATAGCCTTGATTTTGTTTCACAAAATTTTCCTTCAGTTAATGTGCTGCAATCTAAAATGAATTTGGGTTATGCAGGAGGTTGCAATAAAGGTGCAAAGTTTGCTAAGGGCGAGTACATCATCTTCATGAATAATGATGTTCAAGTCTCAAAAGATTGGATTGAACCCCTTGTTGGTGTTTGTTCAAGACATGATGTAACTATTTGCGGTGGTAAAATATTGTTTGGCAAAACAAAGGACCGATTATATTCAGCTGGAGGAGCATTGAATTTGTTCTCTGTACCGATAGATCGGGGCTTCCTTGAGATGGATAGAGGCCAATTTGATAGACCAGAGGATGTTGCTTATGTTTCTGGAGCAGCCCTAATGATAGAGAAAAAAACATTTGATGAGCTTGGAGGTTTTGATGCAAAGTACTTTGCTTATTGCGAGGAAGTAGATCTATGTCTGAGGGCTTGGCTTTCAGGTTTTAGAGTCGTATACGTACCGTCTTCAGTTGTCTATCATGATTTTGGAGGGTCTTTCGGAAGACCTTCCCCTTTTCGCAGGTTCTTTGGAGTAAGAAATATGGCATTCACATTAATCAAAGTCCTAAGTCTGAAGAATCTGATTCTATTGCTTCCGGTCTTTTTATCATTCAGACTTTTTGAAGGAATAGTCTTAGCTATGTCAGGTAAACGAGGTTATTTACTAAGCTTCAAATCAGCAATAGCCTCAGTTTTTTCCAATTTCAGAGATATTCTAAGTAAGCGAAAGAGAGTTCAAGAAAATAGAAGAGTGAATGATAAAAGAATTCTTAGGTTC